The Pocillopora verrucosa isolate sample1 chromosome 2, ASM3666991v2, whole genome shotgun sequence genome has a segment encoding these proteins:
- the LOC131790603 gene encoding general transcription factor IIH subunit 3-like has product MRINQNFNMADENISNLLVVILDANPVWWGRAGNEDQQRISLTHCVDSLMVFCNAHLMMQHNNCLSFIISHTSTSKFVFPKDDSGEEISNNDQKELPTDGKYEGFAEVNDAIITEMKSLLSTEDLTDNQTTELPPTLLASALTMALCYIHRAEKECPVGQKIKSRIMVLKAAPDVSTQYMPIMNCIFAAQKSNTVIDACVVDEHSGFLQQAADITGGMYLKVPQTLALLQYLLWVFLPEPTVRDQLILPSSMHIDYRAACFCHRRLVDIGFVCSVCLSIYCQFIPVCLTCQTRFKLPALPLARPKKKKKENTAPGK; this is encoded by the exons ATGAGGatcaatcaaaatttcaatatggcggacg aaaatatttcaaatctaCTGGTGGTTATTCTTGACGCCAATCCAGTGTGGTGGGGAAGAGCTGGTAACGAAGATCAACAGCGG ATCAGTTTGACACACTGTGTGGACAGCCTCATGGTGTTTTGTAATGCACATTTGATGATGCAGCACAACAACTgcctttcttttatcatttcaCACACTAGTACAAG TAAGTTTGTGTTTCCGAAAGATGACTCTGGTGAGGAAATCAGTAATAATGATCAAAAAGAGCTTCCAACAGATGGGAAATATGAAGGCTTCGCTGAAGTAAATGATGCCATCATTACAGAAATGAAGAGTCTGTTGTCTACAGAAGATTTAACAG ATAACCAAACCACTGAATTGCCTCCAACACTTCTTGCCAGTGCCTTAACAATGGCCTTGTGTT ATATCCACAGAGCTGAAAAAGAATGCCCAG TTGGACAGAAGATCAAGTCTCGGATTATG GTTCTCAAAGCTGCACCCGATGTCTCTACACAATATATGCCAATAATGAACTGCATATTTGCTGCTCAAAAAAGT AATACAGTGATTGATGCTTGTGTAGTGGATGAGCACTCAGGATTCTTGCAGCAG GCTGCTGACATTACTGGTGGAATGTACCTAAAAGTGCCACAGACTCTTGCATTGCTTCAATACCTCCTG tgggTGTTCCTTCCAGAGCCAACAGTCCGTGATCAATTAATCCTTCCTTCATCAATGCACATTGACTACAGAGCTGCTTGTTTCTGCCACAGAAGACTTGTTGATATTGGATTTGTTTGTTCAGTGTGTTTATCAA TTTATTGCCAGTTCATTCCTGTCTGTCTCACTTGCCA GACAAGATTCAAACTTCCAGCACTTCCTCTAGCAAgaccaaagaagaaaaagaaagaaaacactgctCCTGGGAAATGA